A window from Balaenoptera musculus isolate JJ_BM4_2016_0621 chromosome 8, mBalMus1.pri.v3, whole genome shotgun sequence encodes these proteins:
- the TTC36 gene encoding tetratricopeptide repeat protein 36 produces MGTPNDQAVLQAIFNPDTPFGDIVGLDLGEEAEKEGGDEGGVFPRAQLEQSKALELQGVMAAEAGDLSTALERFGQAINLLPEKASAYSNRAQARLLQGDVAGALEDLERALALSGGRGRAARQAFVQRGLVARLQGRDDDARGDFERAARLGSPFARRQLVLLNPYAALCNRMLADVMGQLRGPRDRR; encoded by the exons ATGGGGACTCCAAATGATCAGGCAGTGCTGCAGGCCATCTTCAACCCTGACACTCCGTTTGGAGACATTGTTGGGTTGGACCtgggagaggaagcagagaaggaaggaggagatgaAG GTGGAGTTTTCCCTCGAGCACAGCTGGAGCAGTCCAAGGCCCTGGAGCTGCAAGGGGTgatggcagcagaggctggcgaCCTCAGCACGGCCCTGGAGAGGTTTGGCCAAGCCATCAACCTGCTGCCTGAGAAGGCCTCAGCTTACAGCAACCGAGCCCAGGCCCGGCTACTGCAGGGAGACGTGGCAG GCGCCCTGGAGGACCTGGAGCGCGCGCTGGCGCTGAGCGGCGGCCGGGGTCGCGCCGCCCGCCAGGCCTTCGTGCAGCGCGGGCTCGTGGCGCGACTGCAGGGCCGGGACGACGACGCCCGCGGGGACTTCGAGCGGGCGGCGCGGCTGGGCAGCCCGTTCGCTCGGCGCCAGCTGGTGCTGCTCAACCCGTACGCGGCGCTGTGCAACCGCATGCTGGCCGACGTGATGGGACAGCTGCGCGGGCCCCGCGACCGGCGCTGA